In Quercus robur chromosome 10, dhQueRobu3.1, whole genome shotgun sequence, a genomic segment contains:
- the LOC126702860 gene encoding inactive LRR receptor-like serine/threonine-protein kinase BIR2, translating into MARSSKLVIALLHIFAWSFLDILEISNGTETDIYCLRSIKESLEDPYNNFKSWDFSYNTEDFICKFVGVDCWRIDENKVLNIKLENMGLKGHFPREIENCTSIMGLDLSGNELTGTIPSDISLLLPNVTSLDLSSNNFAGEIPKSIVNCDHLNVLRPIKSL; encoded by the coding sequence ATGGCTCGTAGTTCCAAACTCGTCATAGCTCTACTTCACATATTTGCTTGGTCATTTCTGGACATTCTTGAAATAAGCAATGGCACAGAGACTGATATCTACTGCTTGAGGTCGATTAAAGAGTCATTAGAAGACCCTTACAATAACTTCAAATCATGGGATTTCAGCTACAACACAGAAGATTTCATCTGTAAATTTGTTGGGGTCGACTGTTGGCGCATTGACGAAAACAAAGTTCTTAATATCAAGTTGGAGAACATGGGGCTAAAGGGCCACTTTCCTCGGGAAATCGAGAACTGCACATCGATAATGGGTCTGGACCTGTCAGGTAATGAGCTTACAGGCACCATACCATCTGACATATCTTTGTTGCTCCCGAATGTAACCTCCCTTGATCTCTCATCCAACAATTTTGCTGGTGAAATCCCTAAGAGCATAGTGAATTGCGATCATCTAAATGTCCTGAGGCCCATAAAAAGCCTGTAA
- the LOC126703519 gene encoding probably inactive leucine-rich repeat receptor-like protein kinase At5g48380 — MALNSRVLLSALFCIIFVWSFLEISNGVQSDIECLKSIKHSLEDPYGYLNSSWDFNNNTEGFICKFTGVECWQPDENKVLNIRLSDMGLSGQFPRGIRNCTSLTGIDLYNNELFGPLPFDIAEIVPYIISLDLSSNQFSGEIPVSLANCTYLNVLKLDHNHLTGQIPQELSLLARLKQFSVSNNMLTGPVPYFGSSGIQADSYANNKGLCGGPLKPCTTPKRGLKFDFSFKGGFVVGYVVSTVSVITIFMSYYVSCINDKKRDKKKTLSKGRTSKNEEKEADQVNQSQTQGLLQEATKKNSQLKGMVTKMNFMELSEATNNFSTDNAIGLGKMGVMYKAVLPNGSPLAVKRLHGCQSFEKQFICELLALGRLRHNNIIPLLGFCRERREKLLVYQYISNGNLYDWLHAKEGNDKILEWPLRIKIAIGIARGLAWLHHKWDFRVVHLNLSSNSILLDKNFVPKISNFGGAKISSFEGMMFIDSNDIDSSNSSFVDTGVWELGFVKKDVYDFGILLLELIIGKEPIQINNFLNSFNGSLADWIIHLLSSSSDLYSVIDKSLIGRGFDGEIFQFLRIACDCLNFFPSQRPTMFELYNTVSTLGERYGITNDSELLRQTEIATASTSNEIVSVEIA; from the exons ATGGCTCTTAATTCCAGAGTGTTGTTGAGTGCTCTTTTTTGCATAATCTTTGTTTGGTCATTTCTTGAAATAAGCAATGGCGTACAGAGTGATATCGAGTGCTTGAAGTCAATTAAACATTCGCTTGAAGACCCTTACGGCTACCTTAATAGTTCATGGGACTTCAACAACAATACTGAAGGTTTCATCTGCAAATTTACTGGGGTCGAATGCTGGCAACCCGATGAGAATAAGGTCTTAAATATCAGACTAAGCGACATGGGGCTCAGCGGCCAGTTCCCTCGGGGCATTAGAAACTGCACAAGTCTAACAGGGATAGACCTCTACAATAATGAACTTTTCGGACCCCTCCCATTTGACATAGCTGAGATAGTTCCGTATATCATAAGCCTCGACCTTTCCAGCAATCAATTTTCTGGCGAAATTCCAGTGAGCTTAGCCAATTGCACTTATCTAAATGTCCTTAAACTTGACCACAACCATCTAACTGGTCAAATCCCTCAGGAATTAAGCCTCCTCGCTCGTTTGAAACAATTCAGTGTTTCTAACAATATGTTGACAGGGCCTGTCCCTTACTTTGGCAGTTCCGGTATTCAGGCTGATAGCTATGCTAACAACAAGGGACTTTGTGGGGGGCCTTTGAAACCCTGTACAACTCCAAAGCGTGGATTGAAATTCGACTTTTCTTTCAAAGGTGGGTTTGTAGTTGGTTATGTGGTTTCTACAGTTTCAGTAATAACTATTTTTATGTCCTATTATGTGTCTTGCATTAATGACAAGAAAAGAGATAAGAAGAAGACACTGTCAAAAGGGAGGACTAGTAAGAACGAGGAAAAAGAAGCTGATCAAGTTAATCAGTCGCAAACTCAGGGGCTCCTGCAAGAAGCGACCAAAAAG AATTCTCAGTTGAAGGGAATGGTTACTAAAATGAACTTTATGGAACTCAGTGAGGCAACTAATAATTTCAGCACAGACAACGCCATTGGGCTGGGAAAGATGGGGGTGATGTACAAAGCAGTGCTTCCAAATGGTTCACCCCTTGCAGTTAAGAGGTTGCATGGTTGTCAATCATTTGAAAAACAATTCATATGTGAGCTATTGGCATTGGGTAGATTGAGACACAATAACATAATTCCCCTCTTGGGATTCTGCAGAGAAAGGAGGGAAAAACTTCTAGTGTACCAATATATATCGAATGGCAATCTTTATGATTGGCTACATGCAAAGGAAGGAAATGACAAGATCTTGGAATGGCCTTTGAGGATTAAAATTGCAATCGGGATAGCAAGAGGCTTGGCATGGCTTCACCACAAGTGGGATTTTAGAGTAGTGCATCTTAATTTGAGTTcaaactctattttacttgataAGAATTTTGTGCCCAAGATATCAAATTTTGGAGGGGCAAAAATATCTAGTTTTGAAGGGATGATGTtcattgattcaaatgacaTTGACTCAAGCAATAGCTCTTTTGTAGACACTGGTGTTTGGGAGTTGGGTTTTGTTAAAAAGGATGTGTATGACTTTGGAATTTTGCTTCTTGAGCTAATCATAGGGAAGGAACCCATTCAAATCAACAATTTTTTGAACAGCTTTAATGGGAGCTTAGCTGACTGGATCATTCATCTTTTGAGTAGTTCTTCCGATCTCTACAGTGTCATTGATAAATCTCTAATTGGTCGAGGATTTGATGGTGAAATCTTTCAATTTCTTAGAATTGCATGTGATTGTCTTAACTTCTTTCCTAGTCAAAGGCCAACAATGTTTGAATTGTACAATACAGTAAGTACTCTTGGGGAGAGATATGGCATCACAAATGACTCTGAGTTATTGAGGCAAACAGAAATTGCTACTGCAAGTACCTCAAATGAAATTGTTTCGGTAGAAATTGCATAG
- the LOC126702864 gene encoding uncharacterized protein LOC126702864: MGAVPSVDGQSGVGVVIRDWERKVVAAKCLPLSGRIAVEETEAIAMEQGMILAKNMGLERTIFEGDSSQTIQAIEAKDVRSVIGHIVKSCLQNFPSFQEARIRHISRVGNKIAHELAQLAKQSAEEQVWISTIPDWIEDMARAEGTV; this comes from the coding sequence ATGGGGGCTGTTCCCTCTGTTGATGGCCAATCTGGAGTGGGTGTTGTAATTAGAGATTGGGAAAGAAAGGTGGTAGCAGCAAAATGTCTTCCTCTATCGGGTCGAATAGCTGTGGAGGAAACAGAAGCCATAGCTATGGAACAAGGAATGATCTTAGCAAAAAACATGGGCTTGGAAAGGACCATTTTTGAAGGGGACTCATCGCAGACAATTCAAGCTATTGAGGCTAAGGATGTAAGAAGTGTGATTGGCCACATTGTGAAAAGTTGtctgcaaaattttccaagTTTCCAGGAGGCAAGAATCAGACATATTAGTAGGGTGGGCAACAAAATAGCCCACGAACTTGCACAGCTTGCAAAACAATCCGCTGAGGAACAGGTCTGGATTTCAACTATACCTGATTGGATTGAAGACATGGCGAGAGCTGAAGGAACGGTTTAA